A portion of the Paenibacillus marchantiae genome contains these proteins:
- a CDS encoding OsmC family protein, producing MKHPFHLKATWNGGRNSEGHIDAGGLKTVISIPQEMGGPGTGTNPDEMLLGAASTCYLITLAAMLERSDITPDELTLESEATVDVTNNVFTYERITHRPRIVLKADASDADVTKAERLAHKAEESCMISRAVAGNVAIETQPVIITAGVNAV from the coding sequence ATGAAACATCCTTTTCACCTGAAAGCTACTTGGAATGGTGGACGTAACAGTGAAGGGCATATTGATGCAGGCGGGTTAAAAACAGTCATTTCGATTCCACAGGAGATGGGTGGTCCGGGTACTGGAACCAATCCGGATGAAATGCTGCTGGGTGCAGCGTCCACCTGTTATTTGATTACACTGGCAGCAATGCTGGAGCGATCGGATATTACACCAGATGAACTGACACTGGAGTCTGAAGCGACGGTGGATGTTACCAATAACGTATTTACGTACGAACGGATCACACACAGACCTCGCATTGTGCTCAAAGCGGATGCATCTGATGCTGATGTAACGAAGGCGGAGCGCTTGGCACATAAAGCTGAAGAGTCCTGCATGATCTCCAGAGCGGTAGCAGGTAACGTCGCCATTGAGACACAGCCAGTGATTATAACAGCAGGCGTTAACGCGGTGTGA
- a CDS encoding zinc metalloprotease: protein MKRKFLMSIMLFSAIAMFGGTIYAATFLTYGYPSSTIPIRTYNYASAWQTPMDASLSNWNNAGAKVQFTKTSSSPNTITAGNFNNTAYGVNYASVSGSQVVSFRIELNATTITADATNLSNFIQSVFVHELGHSVWLGDNPSTTSPSIMLYSRNRNTMTQPQTFDINNVRSKY, encoded by the coding sequence ATGAAAAGGAAGTTTTTAATGAGCATCATGTTGTTTTCAGCCATCGCGATGTTCGGCGGTACCATCTATGCGGCAACTTTTCTAACCTACGGCTACCCGAGCTCCACCATCCCGATTCGAACTTACAACTACGCCTCCGCGTGGCAAACCCCAATGGATGCCTCCCTCAGCAACTGGAACAATGCCGGTGCCAAAGTACAGTTCACCAAAACGAGCAGTTCCCCCAACACCATTACGGCCGGAAACTTCAATAACACGGCCTATGGTGTCAACTACGCCTCGGTATCTGGCAGTCAGGTCGTGAGCTTCCGCATTGAATTGAATGCAACCACCATTACGGCTGATGCAACCAACTTGTCCAACTTTATTCAAAGCGTATTCGTTCATGAGCTCGGACACTCCGTTTGGCTCGGGGACAACCCATCCACCACCAGCCCTTCCATCATGCTCTACTCCCGTAACCGGAACACAATGACACAACCTCAAACCTTCGATATCAACAACGTCAGATCCAAGTACTAA
- a CDS encoding DUF2062 domain-containing protein → MNLQKSKNSRFARLTRALKLNFLKLLRAPGGAHKVSTGFALGFGLELIVISTASLVYLVFYPIVRLSGGSLPAAIVGNVVGKLTFLPIILMPLAKQIGSWILPAHSMGQGLVHESAFMELFRGNWSALSELLRGGLDILAGMSVFGVILGVISYFVVKFFYVRALKRRFERRLEKRKQAAMSPTSASVLIRKTSQS, encoded by the coding sequence ATGAACCTACAGAAAAGCAAAAACTCACGTTTTGCGCGTTTAACACGTGCTTTGAAGCTTAATTTTCTCAAATTGTTACGTGCTCCCGGCGGGGCACATAAAGTATCTACCGGATTTGCTTTGGGTTTTGGTTTGGAATTGATCGTCATTTCCACAGCATCACTGGTATATCTCGTGTTCTATCCGATTGTACGTTTGTCCGGTGGTTCACTGCCAGCGGCTATTGTGGGCAACGTGGTCGGCAAGCTAACTTTCCTGCCTATCATATTGATGCCACTTGCCAAGCAAATTGGTTCCTGGATATTGCCGGCGCACAGCATGGGGCAGGGGCTTGTTCATGAGAGTGCCTTTATGGAGCTGTTTCGCGGTAACTGGTCCGCGCTAAGTGAACTATTGCGGGGTGGTCTGGATATTCTGGCAGGCATGTCCGTCTTTGGGGTCATCCTGGGTGTGATTTCTTACTTTGTCGTCAAGTTCTTCTATGTCAGAGCACTCAAACGTCGCTTTGAACGTCGGTTGGAGAAACGCAAGCAGGCAGCGATGTCTCCAACTTCAGCTTCCGTGCTGATCAGGAAGACATCACAATCATGA
- a CDS encoding helix-turn-helix transcriptional regulator, with the protein MRNHWFMPELGHAGYACYPVAYGRYLDPEHKEHRPHGIREYNLHLVFNGQGEVRTEQGSVRLTAGQGFLYAPGQAQQYYADPSDPWDIRWIHLQAHDLERLLGLRNPDKVWLFSFSGEERFEELHEQLCQLGEGYESVHEPKLSAVLYELLVELARNSESIEGTSLLNHQDTIRSTADYIRRHCTQPLSLAEMADIAGYSVYYFNRMFKSIMGVPPGRYLLDCRILAAKKMLVDSELSVKQIASQCGFTYSSYFIRMFRTYIGMTPQQFRSLYSSGSGG; encoded by the coding sequence ATGCGAAACCATTGGTTTATGCCGGAGCTCGGGCATGCAGGGTATGCATGTTATCCAGTAGCCTACGGAAGATATCTCGATCCAGAGCACAAGGAACATCGTCCGCACGGAATACGAGAGTATAATTTGCATCTGGTTTTCAACGGACAGGGTGAAGTGAGAACCGAGCAGGGTAGCGTTCGATTAACGGCTGGACAAGGTTTTCTATATGCGCCGGGACAGGCGCAACAGTATTATGCCGATCCATCTGATCCCTGGGATATCAGATGGATTCATCTGCAAGCCCACGATCTGGAGCGGCTGCTAGGCTTGCGGAATCCGGATAAAGTGTGGCTCTTTTCATTCTCTGGCGAGGAACGTTTCGAGGAGTTGCATGAACAATTATGCCAGCTCGGTGAAGGTTATGAGAGTGTGCATGAACCGAAGTTGTCGGCGGTACTGTATGAGTTGCTAGTTGAATTGGCACGAAATTCGGAGTCAATCGAAGGGACGTCATTACTGAACCATCAGGATACAATCCGCTCAACAGCCGATTATATTCGTCGTCACTGCACACAACCGCTAAGTCTTGCTGAAATGGCGGATATAGCGGGATACAGCGTGTATTATTTTAATCGCATGTTCAAGAGTATCATGGGTGTTCCGCCCGGCAGGTATCTGCTGGACTGCCGCATTCTGGCCGCGAAGAAAATGCTCGTAGACTCGGAACTATCCGTGAAACAAATTGCTTCTCAGTGTGGATTTACATACAGCAGTTATTTTATTCGCATGTTTCGGACCTATATCGGGATGACCCCGCAGCAATTCAGATCATTGTACAGTTCGGGAAGCGGGGGATAA
- a CDS encoding NADH-dependent flavin oxidoreductase, with translation MNPKYSPMFEQVSLPSGITLKNRIVLAPMTHMSSNPDGTVSDAELAYYARRTGGAGMSVTAVTHVTANGIGFPAQFGSYDDSFIPGLKRLADTIKQQGSKAVLQIFHAGRLTPEQAVPAGQVAAPSAVASERPGSPVPRELSDDEITSIIKDFGEATRRAIEAGFDGVEIHGANGYLIQQFFSPHSNRREDRWGGSIEKRLTFPLAVVDEVQKAVATHTKLPFIVGYRFSPEEPETPGLTMEETYALVDALKDKNLDYLHVSVNEFWSKPRRGEADTRSRIEFIIDRVDGKLPVIGVGAIHTADEAAEALQSGVPLLAIGRELIIEPDWVEKIESGREEDIETILTKSDQERLVIPDGLWNAIIHTPGWFPMADDK, from the coding sequence ATGAATCCAAAGTATAGCCCAATGTTTGAACAAGTTTCACTGCCAAGCGGCATTACGCTGAAAAACCGGATCGTGCTCGCTCCAATGACTCATATGTCCTCAAATCCCGATGGTACTGTATCAGACGCTGAACTTGCTTATTATGCACGTCGTACTGGCGGTGCTGGTATGTCTGTTACAGCGGTAACCCATGTAACTGCGAATGGAATTGGTTTTCCGGCTCAATTTGGAAGTTATGACGATAGCTTTATTCCCGGTCTGAAACGTCTGGCCGATACGATTAAGCAGCAAGGTTCCAAAGCCGTACTGCAAATTTTCCATGCAGGTCGTCTCACGCCAGAACAAGCGGTGCCAGCGGGTCAAGTCGCTGCTCCAAGCGCTGTTGCCAGTGAGCGTCCGGGATCTCCTGTACCAAGAGAGTTGTCTGATGACGAAATTACGTCCATCATCAAGGACTTTGGAGAAGCAACCCGCCGCGCCATTGAAGCTGGCTTCGACGGTGTTGAGATTCATGGTGCGAACGGTTATCTGATTCAGCAGTTCTTCTCTCCGCATTCCAACCGACGTGAAGATCGTTGGGGTGGAAGCATCGAGAAACGTCTCACATTCCCACTGGCTGTGGTGGATGAGGTCCAGAAGGCTGTAGCTACACATACGAAATTGCCGTTTATCGTTGGATACCGTTTCTCCCCAGAAGAGCCGGAAACACCGGGACTGACCATGGAAGAGACGTATGCATTGGTTGATGCGCTGAAAGATAAAAATCTGGATTACCTGCATGTATCCGTCAACGAGTTCTGGTCCAAGCCAAGACGTGGTGAAGCAGATACTCGCTCCAGAATTGAATTTATCATTGATCGCGTGGACGGTAAACTGCCTGTCATTGGTGTAGGGGCCATCCATACGGCAGATGAGGCAGCCGAAGCTCTTCAGAGTGGTGTGCCATTGCTTGCGATTGGCCGTGAGCTGATTATCGAGCCTGACTGGGTTGAGAAAATCGAAAGCGGACGTGAAGAAGATATTGAGACGATTCTCACCAAATCGGATCAGGAACGTCTGGTTATCCCTGACGGTCTGTGGAATGCAATTATTCACACACCGGGCTGGTTCCCTATGGCTGACGATAAATAA
- a CDS encoding DeoR/GlpR family DNA-binding transcription regulator, producing MLVAERYEKIVEWVDSQGSMRVTELSERCGVTEETIRRDLDKLEQAGRLRRSHGGAVSVKYKEEGQSEIPYPERAVTHAEEKRRIADEALKMVEHGDRIALDASTTAWYMAAGLPNIPLTVLTNSIKVAAELSNKEQIRVIATGGQLASKSLSFVGPLAERSLDAYHVDKVFLSCKGVHLTKGISESNELQALVKQKMISIADEVILLADSSKFGVQAFTRVAELSSVAKVITDLGLEEEQVSALNEQSIACVRV from the coding sequence ATGCTCGTGGCTGAACGTTATGAGAAAATTGTGGAATGGGTAGATTCCCAGGGAAGTATGCGCGTAACCGAGCTGAGTGAGCGCTGCGGTGTGACGGAAGAGACGATCCGTCGTGATCTGGACAAGCTGGAGCAGGCGGGAAGGCTCAGACGTTCCCACGGCGGGGCTGTCAGCGTAAAATATAAAGAAGAGGGGCAGTCGGAGATCCCTTATCCGGAGCGGGCTGTAACTCATGCAGAAGAGAAACGCAGAATTGCGGACGAAGCGTTGAAAATGGTAGAGCACGGTGACCGGATAGCGCTGGATGCCAGTACAACTGCGTGGTATATGGCGGCTGGACTGCCGAACATACCACTCACCGTGTTGACCAACTCCATTAAGGTCGCAGCGGAGCTGAGTAACAAGGAACAGATCCGTGTAATCGCGACAGGCGGGCAGCTTGCTTCGAAGTCCCTATCGTTTGTAGGGCCGCTAGCTGAACGGTCGCTTGATGCGTATCATGTGGATAAAGTTTTCTTATCCTGCAAAGGTGTACATTTGACCAAGGGCATCAGTGAGTCGAATGAATTGCAGGCGCTGGTGAAGCAGAAGATGATCAGCATCGCTGATGAAGTTATATTGCTGGCGGATTCGAGCAAGTTTGGCGTGCAGGCTTTTACAAGAGTGGCTGAACTCAGTAGTGTGGCAAAAGTAATAACGGATCTGGGCTTAGAGGAAGAGCAGGTTAGCGCACTGAATGAACAATCCATAGCATGTGTCCGTGTCTAA
- a CDS encoding AEC family transporter codes for MFNSFLLTLYHVFLPISLPVIGGILLKRFKNWDTRPLSTFSLYILSPALIFDTLLHADITWTDVTGTFWFSIINLIALWALAELLSRIFHLGASEKAGLTLVSTFTNCVNYGLPLVLLAFGQLGLDKASVYVIGQMIIVNTVGIFFAARSEFTVKNAILSVFRMPSIYAASIAIILRASNLSLPVALDGGISMLAAGYSPVVLAILGAQMLRARGSVEPWKPNVRKAFWTGLIVRLAAAPVLSYLILTALQIEGTLFSVLLILASMPTAVNAVILAEQFNASPQFVSRCILWTTAASMVILPIMIVMSS; via the coding sequence TTGTTTAATTCATTTCTGCTCACGTTATATCATGTATTTCTGCCCATATCGCTTCCCGTAATCGGAGGCATATTGTTAAAACGGTTCAAAAATTGGGATACTCGGCCGCTGTCGACCTTTTCCCTCTATATTTTGAGCCCTGCGCTTATCTTTGATACACTGCTGCATGCTGATATTACATGGACAGACGTAACCGGCACATTCTGGTTCTCCATCATCAATCTGATCGCCCTGTGGGCACTTGCTGAACTGCTGAGCCGAATATTCCATCTTGGGGCAAGCGAAAAAGCGGGACTTACCCTTGTCTCCACGTTTACGAACTGCGTGAATTATGGGCTCCCGCTTGTGTTGCTTGCCTTTGGACAGCTTGGATTGGATAAGGCTTCGGTATATGTCATCGGACAGATGATCATTGTAAACACAGTAGGTATCTTTTTTGCCGCCAGATCTGAATTCACGGTCAAAAATGCGATTCTGTCCGTCTTCCGTATGCCTTCCATCTATGCTGCTTCGATAGCCATCATCCTGCGTGCATCCAATCTGAGCTTGCCAGTGGCACTGGATGGAGGCATCTCCATGCTCGCAGCCGGTTACTCCCCTGTCGTACTAGCCATTCTCGGTGCACAGATGCTCAGAGCGCGTGGTTCCGTCGAACCTTGGAAACCCAACGTCCGCAAAGCGTTCTGGACCGGACTTATAGTACGGCTTGCTGCAGCGCCAGTACTCTCATATCTAATCCTGACTGCACTTCAGATTGAAGGAACGTTATTCAGTGTGCTGCTGATCCTAGCGTCCATGCCGACCGCAGTGAACGCCGTAATTTTGGCCGAGCAATTCAATGCGTCTCCGCAGTTTGTGTCCCGCTGTATTCTGTGGACAACTGCTGCGTCCATGGTCATTCTGCCGATCATGATTGTGATGTCTTCCTGA
- a CDS encoding beta-mannosidase: MSKIQSQTFQNWTFKACEDQEWMPAHVPGCVHTDLLKLGKIPDPFYGTNEKEIQWVDKKDWEYRTEFDVNEALLSSQHLELVFDGLDTYADVYVNEQHLLSADNMFRVWTVDVKSVVKASGNVLRIRFRSPINEDLPKLEKLGYALPASNDQSDVGGLGDKRVSIFARKAPYHYGWDWGPRFVTSGIWREARLEGWTDVRINDVFIQQNEVTAASASLTAVVEVESTQSIETVIRVGTDEQSWEQAVTLKPGVQTVEVPISIVEPKLWWSRGLGDAHMYSFHTEVIQGEQAVAESTVKTGIRSIRLVRDKDKAGASFYFELNGVAVFAKGANHIPNDSFITEVTRERYLHEIVSAAESNMNMLRVWGGGFYEENVFYELCDEYGLLVWQDFMFACSMYPGDEAFLNSVKHEAIDNVKRLRNHPSIVLWCGNNEIDSAWAHYIEDGGWGWKKDYNAEQRERIWADYEAIFHDLLPEVVEAYAPGVDYWPSSPLVSLSGDEKQHAHPSTSEGDIHYWGVWHNVEPFENYNVHVGRFMSEYGFQSFPEYDSVRKYAEEEDLALESEVMLAHQKNGAGNRLIKQYMDMYMHEPKDFPSFLYMSQVLQAEAMKTAIEAHRRRKPFCMGTLYWQMNDCWPVASWAGMDYFGRWKALQYYAKRSFSDILVSVDGTKDDVTDIYLVSDQLEPVKGKLQVRLIGFDGTIYREEEHEVALASNSGQQVLSLSQAEWLEGRDAATTLLRIDLKQDGASDITQEHYFAPSKDIALQPAQIKVTEVTENDGVHLVLESDVLAKQVWISTEAEGVFSDNFFDLIPGIPVKVKFTARGELQGSVGAVSKGGGHPGSFHGRLYQIVIK; the protein is encoded by the coding sequence ATGAGCAAAATACAATCGCAGACTTTTCAGAATTGGACGTTCAAGGCTTGTGAGGATCAGGAATGGATGCCGGCTCACGTACCCGGCTGTGTGCATACGGATTTGCTGAAACTGGGTAAAATACCGGACCCTTTCTATGGAACTAACGAAAAAGAAATTCAATGGGTCGATAAGAAAGACTGGGAATATCGCACGGAATTTGATGTGAATGAGGCACTATTGTCGTCGCAGCATCTGGAGCTGGTCTTTGATGGTCTGGATACATATGCAGATGTGTATGTGAATGAACAACATCTGTTGTCGGCAGACAATATGTTCCGGGTGTGGACAGTCGACGTGAAATCTGTTGTAAAGGCAAGTGGCAACGTACTCCGAATACGTTTTCGTTCTCCGATCAATGAAGATCTGCCGAAGCTGGAGAAACTAGGATATGCCCTGCCTGCATCGAATGATCAATCTGACGTGGGGGGATTAGGCGATAAAAGAGTGAGTATTTTTGCACGGAAAGCCCCGTACCACTATGGTTGGGACTGGGGTCCACGTTTTGTAACCAGCGGAATCTGGCGCGAAGCACGCCTTGAAGGCTGGACGGACGTACGAATTAATGATGTATTCATTCAACAAAATGAAGTAACCGCTGCTTCCGCTTCGCTCACTGCGGTCGTGGAAGTGGAGTCTACGCAATCGATAGAAACAGTTATTCGAGTAGGAACGGATGAACAGAGTTGGGAGCAGGCTGTAACCCTGAAACCGGGCGTCCAAACTGTGGAGGTTCCAATCTCTATTGTTGAGCCGAAGTTGTGGTGGAGCCGCGGATTGGGTGACGCGCATATGTATTCTTTCCATACGGAAGTGATTCAGGGCGAACAGGCTGTGGCTGAGTCTACAGTCAAAACGGGTATTCGGTCCATTCGTCTGGTTCGTGACAAAGATAAAGCGGGAGCATCCTTTTATTTTGAGTTAAACGGAGTTGCTGTGTTTGCCAAAGGTGCGAACCACATTCCCAATGACAGCTTCATAACAGAAGTGACACGTGAGCGCTATCTGCATGAGATTGTATCTGCTGCCGAGTCGAACATGAATATGCTCCGTGTATGGGGTGGTGGCTTCTATGAAGAAAACGTATTCTACGAGTTGTGTGACGAATATGGTTTGCTCGTATGGCAGGACTTTATGTTTGCATGCAGCATGTATCCTGGAGACGAGGCTTTCCTAAATAGTGTGAAGCATGAGGCGATTGATAATGTGAAACGTCTGCGTAATCATCCAAGCATTGTGCTGTGGTGTGGTAATAACGAGATTGATTCAGCGTGGGCACATTACATTGAGGATGGCGGCTGGGGTTGGAAAAAAGATTACAACGCGGAGCAAAGAGAACGCATTTGGGCGGATTACGAAGCTATTTTCCATGATCTTTTGCCGGAAGTGGTGGAAGCCTATGCTCCTGGTGTGGATTATTGGCCTTCTTCACCACTGGTATCACTGTCGGGAGACGAGAAACAGCATGCTCACCCATCCACATCAGAAGGGGATATCCACTATTGGGGTGTGTGGCATAATGTGGAGCCCTTTGAGAACTACAACGTTCATGTTGGTCGCTTCATGAGTGAGTATGGCTTCCAGTCCTTCCCTGAATACGATTCGGTTCGCAAGTATGCGGAGGAAGAGGATCTGGCATTGGAGTCTGAAGTCATGCTGGCGCATCAGAAGAACGGGGCAGGTAATCGTCTGATCAAACAATACATGGATATGTACATGCATGAACCGAAAGATTTCCCATCCTTCCTCTATATGAGCCAAGTGCTTCAGGCTGAGGCGATGAAAACAGCCATTGAGGCTCACCGTCGTCGCAAACCGTTCTGTATGGGAACGCTCTACTGGCAGATGAACGATTGCTGGCCGGTGGCTTCATGGGCGGGGATGGATTACTTTGGACGTTGGAAAGCGTTGCAATATTACGCCAAACGCAGCTTCAGCGATATCTTGGTATCGGTAGATGGTACGAAGGATGACGTGACAGACATTTATTTGGTCTCGGATCAGCTTGAACCTGTGAAAGGCAAACTCCAGGTACGCCTGATTGGCTTTGATGGCACAATATATCGTGAGGAAGAGCATGAAGTTGCTCTGGCATCCAACTCTGGTCAACAGGTGCTGTCATTGAGCCAGGCGGAATGGCTGGAAGGTCGCGATGCTGCAACAACATTGCTGCGTATTGATCTGAAGCAGGATGGGGCATCCGACATCACACAGGAACATTATTTTGCACCTTCAAAGGATATTGCATTGCAACCAGCGCAAATTAAGGTAACCGAAGTTACCGAGAATGATGGCGTGCATCTGGTCCTGGAAAGCGATGTACTTGCAAAACAAGTATGGATTTCTACTGAGGCAGAAGGGGTGTTCTCGGACAATTTCTTCGACCTCATTCCGGGTATTCCTGTGAAGGTCAAGTTCACCGCCAGAGGGGAATTGCAAGGATCTGTTGGTGCTGTCTCCAAGGGGGGGGGCCATCCAGGTTCGTTCCATGGCCGACTTTATCAAATTGTAATCAAGTAA
- a CDS encoding beta-galactosidase, with protein MNQNRPIQMGVDYYPEHWDPNLWEQDARLMADSGVRIVRVGEFAWSRMEPADGQFDWTWLDQALDTLHRNGLQVVIGTPTMTPPRWLTKKCPDILPVLPSGQLYHEGVRGHRCYNSSSMRTYSARMVQKLSERYAGHPAVIGWQTDNEFSFTDCQCTACSEAFREWVRARYISLGQLNQAWGTVVWSGEYSDWEQVTPPYGGSPFQNPSFLLDYSRFQSDSIVAFQSIQIEIIRHNCPDHFVTHNFHSYPQKADQYKIGQDLDFASFDYYPNPSPNKTDTAPYSGALSLDLTRGIKRRNFWIMEQLSGPPGCWFPMWRTPQPGFLRAYSWQTIARGADAVVHFRWRSATIGAEQFWHGLIDHSNVPGRRFKEFQQLCTEVNSLGERLQGSTLQNEVAILHSHDQLNALRIQPQAEGLEYYENIKVWHRALTKWGISTDVIHSSEALDGYKIIIAPHLYLLDESTTERLQAFAADGGMLVLTHRTGVKNDNNVCVMEPLPGMLSACSGVRVTEYDPIGGDQIQIRDEKGNTYAASQWADVLELDTAQAIAVYADQFYAESAAVTQNNWGKGAVYYVATQPDEAYLSQLLQNIAEQCGLSGIQTLPDGVQVTTRSGPNGTFRFILNLSPESVSIPLQASYKSALDGTMKGPRLELEPYDIEILEIQ; from the coding sequence ATGAACCAAAACCGACCTATTCAAATGGGTGTTGATTATTATCCTGAACATTGGGACCCTAATCTGTGGGAGCAGGATGCCCGATTAATGGCCGATAGTGGTGTACGTATTGTACGTGTGGGTGAATTTGCCTGGAGTCGAATGGAGCCTGCCGATGGACAATTCGATTGGACATGGCTTGATCAGGCGCTCGATACCCTTCATCGCAATGGGCTCCAGGTGGTGATCGGTACACCAACGATGACACCACCACGGTGGCTCACCAAAAAATGTCCTGATATTCTGCCAGTGCTGCCAAGTGGACAGTTGTACCATGAAGGAGTCCGCGGCCACCGCTGTTATAACAGTTCGAGCATGCGGACGTACAGTGCACGAATGGTTCAGAAGCTGAGCGAGCGATATGCAGGACATCCGGCTGTGATTGGCTGGCAGACTGATAATGAATTCAGTTTCACGGATTGTCAGTGTACTGCTTGTTCAGAGGCTTTTCGCGAGTGGGTTCGAGCCCGTTACATTTCACTAGGGCAGCTCAACCAGGCTTGGGGTACTGTTGTCTGGAGTGGAGAATACAGCGATTGGGAACAGGTGACGCCACCATATGGCGGCTCTCCGTTTCAGAATCCTTCGTTCCTGCTGGACTACTCCCGTTTTCAGTCGGATTCCATTGTGGCTTTTCAAAGCATCCAAATCGAGATCATTCGGCATAACTGTCCCGATCATTTTGTCACTCATAATTTTCATAGCTATCCGCAAAAGGCAGATCAATATAAAATCGGTCAGGATCTGGATTTCGCTTCTTTTGATTACTATCCCAACCCTTCACCTAACAAAACGGACACCGCACCTTACAGTGGCGCTTTGTCGCTAGATCTAACACGTGGCATCAAACGCCGCAATTTCTGGATTATGGAGCAGCTTAGCGGACCTCCAGGATGCTGGTTTCCGATGTGGCGTACACCCCAGCCCGGCTTCTTGCGTGCTTACTCATGGCAGACTATTGCCCGTGGAGCGGATGCGGTCGTGCATTTCCGCTGGCGCAGTGCCACTATAGGAGCAGAACAGTTCTGGCACGGACTGATTGATCACAGCAATGTTCCAGGGCGACGGTTCAAGGAGTTTCAGCAACTGTGTACCGAAGTGAACAGTCTGGGTGAACGTCTGCAAGGCTCAACATTGCAGAACGAAGTCGCCATCCTGCATTCGCATGATCAGTTAAACGCTCTACGAATTCAGCCACAGGCGGAAGGACTGGAGTACTACGAAAATATAAAAGTATGGCATCGTGCCCTAACCAAATGGGGAATTAGTACAGATGTTATCCATTCCTCGGAAGCGCTCGATGGCTACAAAATCATCATCGCACCGCACTTGTATCTGCTGGACGAGAGCACCACGGAACGTCTGCAAGCTTTTGCAGCGGATGGTGGCATGTTGGTCTTAACGCATCGCACCGGTGTCAAAAACGATAACAACGTCTGTGTCATGGAGCCACTTCCAGGTATGTTATCTGCTTGCTCGGGCGTGCGTGTTACCGAATATGACCCCATCGGTGGTGACCAAATTCAGATTCGGGATGAGAAGGGCAATACATATGCTGCCTCACAATGGGCTGATGTGTTGGAACTGGACACGGCACAGGCGATTGCGGTTTATGCGGATCAATTTTATGCCGAAAGTGCGGCTGTCACCCAAAACAACTGGGGTAAAGGCGCTGTCTATTATGTAGCGACCCAGCCGGATGAAGCTTATCTGAGCCAGTTACTGCAAAACATCGCTGAACAATGTGGCCTGTCCGGGATTCAAACTCTGCCAGACGGTGTCCAGGTGACAACCCGCTCAGGACCGAATGGAACGTTTCGTTTCATCCTGAATTTAAGTCCTGAATCTGTCTCCATTCCGTTGCAAGCATCATACAAAAGTGCATTGGATGGAACTATGAAAGGACCTCGATTGGAACTGGAGCCGTATGATATCGAAATCTTGGAGATTCAATAA
- a CDS encoding SOS response-associated peptidase: MCNRFSLAADLDEVRDHFKIQRVMYYYKNRYNISPTQHTPIILHQDGERVLDEFRWGFIPFWGRDAVNANLMTVHENPAYYKLVETKRCVIPCNGLYYWRQEGKKSYAVRVVMPDRGLFGIAGLYEVWKDTRKQPLRTCTMLMAGANMVTREFGSKMPAILSEEEINTWLDPANTRVTQLLPLLKSYNSTEMNLYPVTPMVANDEHDCYECVEEMDQKLAYVRSF, from the coding sequence ATGTGTAACCGTTTTTCATTGGCAGCCGATTTGGATGAGGTCAGGGATCATTTTAAGATTCAACGGGTGATGTATTATTACAAAAACCGTTACAATATCAGCCCAACCCAGCATACACCGATTATTTTGCATCAGGATGGTGAGCGGGTATTGGACGAGTTCCGATGGGGATTCATTCCGTTCTGGGGACGCGATGCAGTCAATGCCAATCTCATGACGGTGCATGAGAATCCAGCCTACTACAAGCTGGTAGAGACGAAGCGTTGTGTTATCCCATGCAATGGTTTGTATTACTGGCGTCAAGAAGGCAAGAAAAGCTATGCAGTCCGAGTGGTTATGCCGGATCGCGGATTGTTTGGCATAGCGGGATTATACGAGGTATGGAAAGATACGCGCAAACAGCCACTGCGTACCTGCACGATGCTGATGGCGGGAGCGAACATGGTTACACGGGAGTTTGGAAGCAAAATGCCGGCGATTCTGTCTGAAGAAGAAATCAATACCTGGCTGGATCCGGCGAACACACGCGTGACACAGCTGCTGCCGTTGTTGAAATCCTACAACAGTACAGAGATGAATCTGTATCCGGTTACTCCGATGGTAGCCAATGATGAGCATGACTGCTATGAATGTGTGGAAGAAATGGACCAGAAGCTGGCATACGTACGCAGTTTCTAA